From the Columba livia isolate bColLiv1 breed racing homer chromosome 39, bColLiv1.pat.W.v2, whole genome shotgun sequence genome, one window contains:
- the LOC102088359 gene encoding histone H2A-IV: protein MSGRGKQGGKARAKAKSRSSRAGLQFPVGRVHRLLRKGNYAERVGAGAPVYLAAVMEYLTAEILELAGNAARDNKKTRIIPRHLQLAVRNDEELNKLLGGVTIAQGGVLPNIQAVLLPKKTESHKVKAK, encoded by the coding sequence ATGTCAGGCCGGGGGAAGCAGGGGGGGAAAGCCCGCGCTAAGGCGAAGTCCCGATCATCCCGCGCCGGCCTCCAGTTCCCCGTGGGCCGCGTTCACCGCCTTCTCCGCAAAGGCAACTACGCGGAGCGAGTGGGTGCGGGAGCCCCCGTCTACCTGGCCGCTGTTATGGAGTATTTAACGGCTGAGATCTTGGAGCTGGCCGGGAATGCCGCCCGCGACAACAAGAAGACACGGATAATCCCCCGGCATCTCCAGCTCGCCGTTCGTAACGACGAGGAGCTCAACAAGCTGCTGGGCGGCGTCACCATCGCGCAAGGGGGGGTCCTGCCTAATATCCAGGCGGTGCTATTGCCCAAGAAGACCGAGAGCCACAAGGTCAAGGCCAAGTGA